In Aspergillus fumigatus Af293 chromosome 6, whole genome shotgun sequence, the genomic window AAACTGAGTCACGATATCCCTACTCCGGAGTAGTAAGGAACTAACTATGAACACCGATGCCCTTCTATTTCattatttcttttttctttttcgaTTCGCAAAGTTGACATGCCATTGCAAAGTCATTCCGCGTGCTTGACCTGTCGAACAAATCCAAGCATTTGAATCGCCACTAGTCGCTTTCACAAGTTCCAAGAATCAACCACTTCCTCGTTAAAATCTACAGCTACAGAACCAAAGGGGGTAAAAACCGCAGTAAAGGCCTCCTTCCTTGCAAGGGGGAGACAGTCGTCGATGAATCGTTGGTTGTGCGATGGTCACCCGTCAGCCAACATGCCATTGCTCTGGCCGGAGTAGGgatcgacatcgacgccagGGTGCACCTCGCTGTTTGCAGTCATCACACGCTCACCCTGCCAGCAGTTCAGCACACCAGTGGTCATGAATGCTAGTACGGCATACATGTGCTGTTTACGGTTGCAGGGCATAGGGACTGGACGGATGTagcaatactccgtacagacTAGCTGGCACCTGTCGGACACGTCGGGTACCTTGCTACATCGACGCGACGTGACTTTGTTGTCAGTTAAATTTGCACAGGATTTAGTATGAGGCTTGCCACGTCTGGTAGGTGTCTGTGCCTCAATTAAATGGTTATCACTCTGAAGATTATCATTATTATGAAACTCGTATCAGCCATGAGGACGGCAAATTTCAGATCTGTATCAAAAACGATCTCTAGCCTTGGCGGCGGTACTAATTTCCTATCTATACTGTCTTCCCTCTTCACTCAGCCGAATCCAGGCACCACGGGATAGAAAGCACTTATGGAGTGATACATTTGTCTTTTCTCAGAACCATGACCAGAAAATTGGGTTCTTGTGTGCATGAAAAAAGGGAAATAGAAAAGATAAAAATTTTACCAACCAGCTTAAACCAACCAAAAACACAGAGTCCAAAGTCCAGAGTCCAGACCTCCAAAGTTTTACTAGGAGTAGAGCTTTCAATTTCCAAAACAAATTTACTTGCGGAAGTGGACCTGATCTCCGAAGGTAGATAGTACGTGCCTTAGTCTGGAAACAAAGTGGACTAGCCTGACTAGCGCTTACAGGAGCAGATCGTCAGGACGAATCACCGCGTGCAGACTGTCCTCCATAGCCTATTCGTAGACAGCTGGTGTTTCTATCTATGGTACTTCTTGTGGGTCTCAAGGTTCAGGTACTGATATCAATTTTCCAATTAGCTTGCAGCTTGCCAGTTATGGGTGTTTTATGCCTCCAGATCCAATATCTACAGTGACATGTCAAAAGTTTGAATCCAGTGTATTTACCGCTAGACCTGATTAGGGCAATCCATGAATATTCTATCTGCAGGTTTGAATTCTCTCAATATCTCCCATAATGATCAACATTATGGCACCACAAAGAATAATCTCCGCAGATACGATCAAGTATCTGTGAGTTCCATAGTATTGGATGGAGTTATTCTAGAATTCATAAAAACATCCTAAGATCCCTTCTTACAGAGTGGTTCTATCAAGACTATCCATACTATTCATCAAGAATCTATCCAGAATGATAGTTTAACATGCCCACGTTCTAGCAGGCCCTGAAAGCTTACTAACCTTAATATAATTATGTCAATGACCTCAGTCAGTCAGATCCACATAGTAAAATAAGAGACCTATTAGCAGAGATCGACTTTTGTGTGAAAATACGTGGGGTAAATACACTGGCTTCAAACTTCTGGCATGCCACTGTACAAAGCACAGAATACGCAATGGAGTGGAAAGCAATCGTCATAGCTGTATGATTGACCAGCGTCACTAAGATCAGGACATTTGAGAAGCACATAACTTATGCCAACTCTAGTTATGCACAAACAGGCGCAATACTTGTAGCCAATACCCTTTAAGCATAAACATCTAAACTTTGAGAGAAAAACAAATCGAGTCTTGTCGATCCCCAAGCCGGTGATACATAAAATACTTCATAATGAAATCATGAGACTTGTCGAAATTGAGATATGCTGTAGATCATGGGACGCACTGCCTGCCTGCAGGCGCCAGATTGTCAATGCACTTTGGTCCCTTTCCGCATGCGGACAGCCTCAGCCACATCCTCATTCCAAATCTCCATGAGAATGGAATAGACAACGTCCACGGAAGGTAGGGGCGATTTATGATAAATTTCCGCAAACATCAATTAGCCACTCAATCTAACTCGGTCAATACCTTTGTCCTTGTCATTTGAGAATGTCTTTGTCCGTGGGGCACCCATAACGGCTGTAGCCATCTCCGCATAACAAGCCACGAGTACGACTACTCCCTACAGACCACGGAATACAGTAAGTGCCTGGAAGAGGTACTGTTGGGCCCATACTGACGCGAACCAGTTTCCTTATACTGTTTTGCAATTCTTCCTGCGCGTCTGCTTATTTTCCCCATCAAAGCTAATGAATCCAATTGATCCTGTAGTGACCATCGAGTAACTACCACCAGAGAATCATTGTGCCACACCCATGTCATTGAGAAAGCCATCGACAACACCATCTATTTCCTTTCTGAAACAGTGTATTTCAGGCATAACCAGCCGACAACAAGGACAGCCAGAAAGTATAAAGAAAGAGGGGGGATAAACCGTAATCAAATGGATACTTGGATATTCAACAGCCGCCCCAGTAGTGGCGCACTAGTAGTTGTCACAGTCGACGTCTTCAACGTCATCATGGCTTGAGTATTTATCCACACATCCCCACAAGACACGAATTGTGTTGCGTGGAGCTCTGACAGAGACATACGGAGTAAACTTTTTATTGAACATGAGAGTTAGTCGCCGCAAGCTCACCTATGTGCAGAGTAGTTCATGGAGAGTATGCTTATCCGCGGAGGAGTAAGTATAGCGTATTGCATTTGGCAGCTCCACATGTGTCACCGTTGGGTCTGAGCCTTCCCTAGTAACCCAGAGTCTATCCCGCTTCTGGAAGATTCGAATCCTCAGCAGCGACTGTCAACGAAAGATTCCTGCCCCTGCCAAACCTTCACCACTACCTTACGTACCTTAGCTGCCTTACCATAGATGCCTCCGCATAAGCCAGCAATCAAGAGCAAGATCAAGTATTCCTCCCATTATACAGGTACTACAAGTAAGATCAACATGCCATACCCTCAAATCCGTATCCAGAACACCAGTTAACAAGTTGACAACCATCTCTTCACAGGGTAACAAGTCCGCACGCACTAGGCATTTAAAGCACCAGCAGTTGTAAATAGGCTCAACCAGCACTTGTAGACCGGCTTAGGCACTCTATCCCCCCAATCAGGATATGAACGATGATGAAAATACAAATAAGGTAGGTGAAAGAGTTGTGGTCACTTATCGGAAATTCAAGAGGATCCATTCGCCTgcgaaacaagaaaaggcGTGGATGTAATTAGGCTGGGCTTAGTTTAGCTTAAGTGAATTGATTTGGGAGATCTGTTCGCCTGTGGCGTCCCACAAGCCCACGGGCCTCGTCTCTGACCTTAGCAGGGTGGACTGGAAACTCGTCAATAGGAGTCGAAGCTGGCGATGGCGAGATATCTGTATGTTTCTTGGAACGTGCCTGAACAATCAAGGTCAGCATCGGGACGAAAGTATAATATGGCGCCTGTCATTGGATTCTTGGCAACTTCAGTCCAATTTGTGTAGGGACCTTGGCCTATGGCATACTGTGTACTAGTCGATATAAATTTCCGTCTCCTTCCTTCTTTAGGTAAGAACGACTTTTAGGTACTTATGCTTCTAGCCAGTGAAATTACCCAAGAAGATTGGTAGATGGTACAGGAGTATTCCCGGCTTGAGCCAACTTTGTACGTATTCAAATGATCTTTGATCATGTTCAAATAGCAATTAGCAATCAGACGAGTTGTGCCCAAATCCTACTCAATTCTGTACACAAAAGTGCTGAAAGCAAACGAGGATCGGCAGTTCCAAACCACAAGCTTAATTTTAGACCCCGAGGACAAGCCAGCGAACCAATGGGAGCTCCATTCAAGGGACCTACAAATCAATACATTTTTCTTGCCGGATGTCTCAGATCCTTTTCCCATTTTTCACCAGTGCCTTCTAAGCCAAGCAAAGCTGAGACACTGACGGACATATAATCACAACCGAACCGTCACGCCAAAGAGAAACAGGAAACTACTAAGCAGCAACAGATTATCAAATTTGCCCAGATTACGAACATGTTCAAGAGAGATTATGTTGACTGTCCACAACATATCTACTATTCAATCACGCCATGTAAGTGCTGGAGTCGACACCGCCCTCGGGATATTCACTATGCAATTGTCAGTCACTGCATAGCATCAAGCCTGGGGAAAATTGTACATACGGAAGAGCGACTTCGAATCGCTTCTCAATTTCCTTGAGCactttctcatcctcctcgctgCTGACAAACGAGATGGATAGACCCTTGGTTCCAAAACGACCAGCACGGCCAACACGGTGCAGATATGAATCGGCATCAGCAGGCAAATCGTAGTTGATAGCAAGGTTGATACGCTCAATATCAATACCACGACCGAAAACATCGGTGGCGACACAGATACGCTTGTTGAACTCCTTGAACTCCTTGTAACGTTTGATACTAAACATGAATTAGCTGCTGTATCCAGCAAGTCAGCAATAGAAACACTCACCGCTCCTCCTGACTGACACCAGAGTGCACCGCAATACTGGGAAAGTTACATTCGCGCAACAGCTTGTCTAACTCGTTCGCACGCAGTGTGCTCTTAACGAAGATAATGACTTGGTTGAACTCAAGGCTGTCCAGAAGTTCGTTGAGTTTACGGTTCTTCTCCGATTCACTGAGTTTGATGTAGTATTGTTGGAGACCGTGGAGTGTGAGCTTGGTGTCGTCATCGACGTAAACTTCAAGTGGGTTCCTCATGAACTTCTTGCAGATGGGTCGGATCTCTTGGGAGAGGGTTGCACTGAACATCATGACTTGCTTATCGGCGGGGGTGGCACGGAAAATCTCCTGGACATCCCGGCGCATGTCTGGCGAGACGTAAGTAAGGGACTTCCGTACGAGCGATTTGCGCTTGCTTACCGATCTGATCAAGCATCTTATCACATTCATCCAACACGAACGCCTTTACGTTGCGCAGAGAAAGCTTCTTCTCGCGAACCAGAGCATTAAGACGACCAGGTGTACCGACAACAATGTTCGGATATGACTCTTTGTTCGACAAAACCTCGATATCTTTCTGGATCGGCGTACCACCGTAGAAGACAGCAGTCTTCACATCCGGCAGGTATTTGCTGAATCTGGCGTATTCATTCTTGATCTGGTACGCCAACTCACGAGTGTGACACATGACAAGAACCGAGCATTCTCCAGGTACGGGTTCGAGTTGGTGGAGTGTAGTAAGAACGAACACTGCAGTCTTTCCAAGACCAGACTTGGCCTGGCAGAGAACATCGACGTTCAGGATTGCAGTAGGAATGCAGACTTGCTGGACTGTAAAAGGCGGAGCGGTATGTTAGACTTGTATTCGATCCATAAGACTTGAAAAACGAAAAAAAGCATCCGTGTCGCATTGTCCGTCCATTCCCGAGTCATTCGAAAACGGGGCATACAGTGCATTACTACCTGCGTCCACGACAGGCTTAGCCAGAACACAGGTTGGTCGTGCGATCGTATCCCAAACAGAAACACTTTTCGCTCGGCACAAGGACGAGAATTGCCCAGTCATAGGTGGCAAGACTCGTCGACTTCAAAAAGCGCACCATCATCCAACTTAAACGGGACGTATGTCACCTGCGAGGATTCCACGAGGACTAATTCGCCGTAAATAGCCAAAGCAAAACAACCGGGCAGTAGCCGTATTAAGGCTCTTGATTGACACAGCGCAGTTGATTCGTGGTACTCCGCGTAGACAACCTGCAACCTGGTGTGCCCTGCAGTCTCGAACAGAATAGGTGGCCAAAAGCGACAATTCATCCCTCGCAGAGATGGACGGACGTTGAAACACGGAGCAATGGAGGGATACTTGTGGGAAGAATGTGATTTAACTAACCCTCCGATGGATGTTCGAAACCGCAATCGGTGATGGCACGTAGAAGCTCTCCCTTAAGCAAGAAGTCGCGAAAACCGGTCGAGTGAATACCGACATAACTTCCCTTCTTATCCGGGCGGCCGCCGGAAACTGTCAAGTCACCCTTCTTGTCCTGGGCCCCATTCGCGGCGGGGGCAGCGGTGGTGGCTGCTGCGTCAGTGGTCTGAAGCTCCTCGTCGGAGTAGTCGATGAGATCCTCCTCGTGAGACATTGTCGGTAGGACGGCGAGATAAGGTGGCGTTGATCAAAGTGAGGTGTTTGTCGCGGCGCGTTTTCCCAAGGCAGCCGAGCCAGGGACTATGCGATAGAAGCGTAGATTGAGAGAATCCGGGAAAAAAGAAGTCACAATGATTATCAGCAGCCGGATCCCCTTAGGTTGTAGATGGAAcgaaggaattggaagaTGATTAAcgttgaaggaggaagaaggcgatggAGAACAAAAGAAGATCGCAGTCGCGAGGGATGGCGGGAAGAGATCAGGAAGATGCTAGTCACGTGATTGAAATCTATTAGTCATTCTCGAAGGCTAACTATTGCCGCTTTCGGTTAGCCCCCAGAATATCATATCTAGCCCTCTACAGCTTCCGAGCGGGTCCATCAACAGGAAGGATCCATCCATCATTTTCACTTCTCGTTCCTGGTCATGTTGACCTGTACGCTACAAGATGGCCAAGCCGAAAGATAAAAAGGGCTCCTCAGGCGGAGTGAACAGTCATTTGCGCGCCCGGCTGGAGTACCTTCATAACGCCGCAAGCCTTCTACAATCCGTGGCGCTTTCCTCGAAGAAACTAGATGGCCAGCGAGCCGATAATGGAAACCCAGAGATATCGGATTCAAAGAGGATTGTACCACATGTTGTAAGGCCTGACATTGCAGCTCAGAAACAGTCGTTTGCTACTGGCCCGTCAAACGACACAGATCGCCTTTCGCAACTCGCCCGAGTTTATGTATCACATTTGCGGGGTGTGTCCCTAAAATCTCAGCTGCGGCTCCCAGTGGAAGTCAAGCATTCATTCTGCAAGCGCTGCGACACACTTCTAGTTCCCAATGTCAACTGCACGCACGAGATTAGGAATGACAGCC contains:
- a CDS encoding ATP-dependent RNA helicase SUB2, which translates into the protein MSHEEDLIDYSDEELQTTDAAATTAAPAANGAQDKKGDLTVSGGRPDKKGSYVGIHSTGFRDFLLKGELLRAITDCGFEHPSEVQQVCIPTAILNVDVLCQAKSGLGKTAVFVLTTLHQLEPVPGECSVLVMCHTRELAYQIKNEYARFSKYLPDVKTAVFYGGTPIQKDIEVLSNKESYPNIVVGTPGRLNALVREKKLSLRNVKAFVLDECDKMLDQIDMRRDVQEIFRATPADKQVMMFSATLSQEIRPICKKFMRNPLEVYVDDDTKLTLHGLQQYYIKLSESEKNRKLNELLDSLEFNQVIIFVKSTLRANELDKLLRECNFPSIAVHSGVSQEERIKRYKEFKEFNKRICVATDVFGRGIDIERINLAINYDLPADADSYLHRVGRAGRFGTKGLSISFVSSEEDEKVLKEIEKRFEVALPEYPEGGVDSSTYMA